The Natrinema sp. HArc-T2 genome has a segment encoding these proteins:
- a CDS encoding DUF5809 family protein has translation MHTEGTFTFESGEDARATYDAVGPTAQTVVREVAKAMAFDREEYDERVTGDVVETARDALFASLLEVHVGSRAEFEDWRETYDGEVTTVGHEAVDHVVWHVGPEDEAIAATFQNEEAAAVATLRRQAFGRLYRELV, from the coding sequence ATGCACACTGAGGGGACGTTTACCTTCGAGTCGGGCGAGGACGCGCGAGCGACGTACGACGCCGTCGGGCCCACAGCCCAGACGGTCGTCCGTGAGGTCGCAAAGGCGATGGCGTTCGACCGCGAGGAGTACGACGAGCGCGTCACCGGTGACGTCGTCGAAACGGCTCGTGATGCGCTCTTTGCGAGCTTACTCGAGGTCCACGTCGGCAGCCGTGCCGAGTTCGAGGACTGGCGTGAAACGTACGACGGCGAAGTGACGACAGTCGGTCACGAGGCCGTCGATCACGTCGTCTGGCACGTGGGGCCGGAGGACGAAGCCATCGCGGCGACGTTCCAGAACGAGGAAGCTGCGGCAGTTGCAACGCTTCGGCGGCAGGCGTTTGGGCGTTTGTACCGAGAGCTCGTCTAG